DNA from Eucalyptus grandis isolate ANBG69807.140 chromosome 5, ASM1654582v1, whole genome shotgun sequence:
GGCTGATCCGGCAGCGGCTCCCCGTCTCCGGCGAATCTTCAGGTCGGAGTAGTTCCGTCCTGGAACGGCTATGCGTCGCAGCTCAGGTCACTCTGGAGGAGCAAAGGCGCGATTTTTAAGCTCAGGCCCAAAGGGCTTTGCCATTGAAAAGGAagcccactctctctctctctctctcttctcgtcTCTTTCGTTCTGAGTTTCGCCTTCGTCTCCTGCTCTCGATCCAGCGGAATCCGCCTCGGAATCGTTGCTGGCTCCGGTGAACTGAGCCGAAGCAGGACGAGCGTCCGAACCGGCgatataaagagagagagagagagaggggaagcgGCGGCGATGAACAGTagctcgtcgtcgccgtcgcgctCGTCGAtgtcgacggcggcggcggtcttCGGGGGGAGCGCCGGCAACGCCGCTCTGTCCGTGGAGGAGTTCGCCTTCCCGCCCGACCACATGTGCCTCCACGACCGCAAGGCCGAGGCGATGCAAGGTCAGCGAGTGATCAAATCAAATCTCCCGCCGCCGCTCGTCGTTTCGCTTTCTGTTTCTTCAGCGATGAATTCGGCGTGCGTAATGTTGTTGCTTGAATTTGGGTTGCAGTTCTGAAAGCTGATCTGAAGGCTGCGCTGGAGAAGGAGGTCAAATCCATGGATGAGGAGAGCTGGAAGTTCGAAGGCCCTCGGTCTCGGATCAATCTCTTGTCTAAACCAGGTTTGTTCCCTTTCGAACCGGGCTCCGGCGCCAGTCTTCTCATGTTGGATTCCTTGTCTTACTTCTGCTAGCGCGAATTCGAATTCGAATTCGACATGCTTCATTATCATCTTGGGGGTGCAAGTCTTCGATAAGATATAACTCTGTTGGTCTAATTAGGAGGGTTGGTGTAATCCC
Protein-coding regions in this window:
- the LOC104443524 gene encoding protein SAMBA produces the protein MNSSSSSPSRSSMSTAAAVFGGSAGNAALSVEEFAFPPDHMCLHDRKAEAMQVLKADLKAALEKEVKSMDEESWKFEGPRSRINLLSKPGGFLPRQMAITRHKDSTSAK